The following coding sequences lie in one Megalodesulfovibrio gigas DSM 1382 = ATCC 19364 genomic window:
- a CDS encoding aminotransferase class I/II-fold pyridoxal phosphate-dependent enzyme, translating into MKLSKRFQAFTRLIQSPMAKEHYAYFQPIDRSFGTEVEVHGQRLIMAGSNDYLGLTHDPRVQEAAIQAIKRWGTGPGGSRFLSGNMTLHEELEARLAAFVGKKHVVVHTTGFLTNLGAISSLMQKDDVILFDKENHASIQEGCNNTGARIMYFEHNSRDSAERRLAQARESHPDSVCFLITEGVFSMSGDVANMPELIKIKRANPDLVFYLDDAHGLGVLGRGRGTAQHFGVAQDVDFIMGTFSKAMASTGGFIASDHEDALTYVKNNSKTLIFSAALAAANAATVLECLNILEAEPERVDRLWEITRKIRTGYREIGLEFGDNESPIIPIYVGDEFKALRISKELFKRGVFALPAIYPAVPKGKALIRTAYMSTHTDAQLDVVLTALGELAREFGIRVQDTQAAQAPVRDDNAGAMAAASS; encoded by the coding sequence ATGAAGCTTTCCAAGCGTTTCCAGGCCTTCACTCGTTTGATTCAAAGCCCCATGGCCAAAGAGCACTATGCGTATTTTCAGCCCATAGACCGCTCGTTTGGCACAGAAGTGGAGGTGCACGGACAACGCCTGATCATGGCCGGCTCCAACGATTATCTGGGTCTCACGCACGACCCGCGCGTGCAGGAGGCCGCCATTCAGGCCATCAAGCGCTGGGGCACCGGCCCTGGCGGGTCGCGTTTTTTGTCCGGCAACATGACCCTGCACGAAGAACTGGAAGCCCGGCTGGCCGCCTTTGTGGGCAAAAAGCATGTGGTGGTCCACACCACCGGTTTTTTGACCAACCTGGGCGCCATCAGCAGCCTGATGCAGAAGGATGACGTGATCCTGTTCGACAAGGAAAATCACGCCAGCATCCAGGAAGGCTGCAACAACACCGGCGCGCGCATCATGTACTTCGAGCATAATTCCCGGGACTCCGCCGAACGCCGGCTGGCCCAGGCGCGCGAAAGTCATCCGGATTCTGTGTGCTTCCTCATCACCGAGGGCGTGTTCAGCATGTCCGGCGATGTGGCCAACATGCCGGAACTCATCAAGATCAAACGGGCCAACCCGGATTTGGTCTTCTACCTGGACGACGCCCACGGCCTGGGCGTGCTCGGGCGCGGCCGTGGCACGGCGCAGCATTTCGGCGTGGCGCAGGATGTGGATTTCATCATGGGGACCTTCTCCAAGGCCATGGCCTCCACTGGTGGCTTCATCGCCTCGGACCACGAAGACGCCCTGACGTACGTGAAAAACAATTCCAAAACCCTCATTTTTTCCGCCGCCCTGGCGGCGGCCAATGCGGCTACCGTGCTGGAGTGCCTGAATATCCTGGAAGCCGAGCCCGAACGGGTGGACCGGCTGTGGGAAATCACCCGCAAGATCCGCACCGGGTATCGCGAAATCGGGCTGGAGTTCGGCGACAACGAGTCCCCCATCATCCCCATTTACGTGGGCGATGAATTCAAGGCCCTGCGCATCTCCAAGGAACTCTTCAAGCGAGGCGTCTTTGCCTTGCCGGCCATCTATCCTGCCGTCCCCAAAGGCAAGGCCCTCATCAGAACTGCATACATGAGCACGCATACCGATGCGCAGTTGGACGTTGTGCTCACCGCCCTGGGCGAGTTGGCCCGGGAGTTCGGCATCCGCGTGCAAGACACGCAGGCCGCCCAGGCACCGGTTCGGGACGACAATGCCGGCGCCATGGCGGCAGCTTCGTCCTGA
- a CDS encoding ABC transporter permease, whose amino-acid sequence MLQLNDLIRISLRQVVRQQKRYLGVLLAIALGTGLMIVILTMGDEVKSNLNKDLDLLGGATIIKVFFDEGGADRMDRPEYFREGSSEAVAALPGVNATTLVHMAGGYATNDKHDTEVILFGVDENYWKVNGLGQKAGELFGREAMEKRLRVVVLGEELALRIFGRLDVVGEWVSINRVLYLVVGLLDAGSVADRGKWGYTPLSTMMDFWPNVEPRRMYVRCDTWDDVVPVAERVLQEIRSRQKANHLKVEVAGEAIKHIKRIVWWVELFVYFSIAATLVLGGFGIWNGMMTAVKSRTREIGLKKAMGAEDIDIMKQFMAEAVALSFIAGVLGVGLGYGGVELATWLLKSSAPRELLYLYSLMSIVFTVLLGLGAGFFPALRASRMEVVSAIRYE is encoded by the coding sequence ATGCTACAGCTCAACGACCTTATCCGCATCAGCCTGCGTCAGGTGGTGCGCCAGCAGAAGCGCTATCTCGGCGTGTTGCTGGCCATCGCCCTTGGCACGGGGTTGATGATCGTCATCCTGACCATGGGCGACGAGGTGAAGAGCAATCTGAACAAGGACCTGGACCTGCTCGGCGGCGCTACCATCATCAAGGTGTTTTTTGATGAAGGCGGCGCAGATCGCATGGATCGCCCCGAGTACTTCCGCGAAGGATCCAGCGAGGCCGTGGCCGCGCTCCCGGGCGTGAATGCCACCACCCTGGTGCACATGGCCGGCGGCTATGCCACCAACGACAAGCACGATACCGAGGTCATCCTGTTTGGCGTTGATGAAAACTATTGGAAGGTCAATGGGCTGGGGCAGAAGGCCGGGGAGTTGTTCGGCCGGGAAGCCATGGAAAAGCGCCTCAGGGTGGTGGTGCTGGGCGAGGAATTGGCCCTGCGCATCTTCGGCCGCCTGGATGTGGTGGGGGAATGGGTTTCCATCAATCGCGTGTTGTACTTGGTGGTGGGCCTGCTGGATGCCGGCAGCGTTGCCGACCGGGGCAAATGGGGCTATACGCCCCTCTCCACCATGATGGATTTCTGGCCCAATGTGGAGCCGCGGCGCATGTATGTCCGGTGCGACACCTGGGATGACGTGGTCCCCGTGGCCGAACGCGTGCTCCAGGAAATCCGCTCCCGCCAGAAGGCGAACCACCTCAAGGTGGAAGTGGCCGGCGAAGCCATCAAGCACATCAAACGCATTGTCTGGTGGGTGGAACTGTTCGTGTACTTCTCCATCGCTGCCACGCTGGTGCTTGGCGGGTTCGGCATTTGGAACGGCATGATGACTGCCGTGAAATCACGCACGCGCGAAATTGGCCTCAAAAAGGCCATGGGCGCAGAAGATATTGATATTATGAAGCAATTTATGGCGGAGGCCGTGGCGTTGTCCTTCATTGCCGGGGTCCTGGGGGTTGGGTTGGGCTACGGTGGCGTGGAATTGGCCACCTGGCTGCTCAAGAGTTCGGCCCCCCGGGAGCTGCTGTACCTGTATTCGCTCATGAGCATCGTGTTCACCGTGCTGCTGGGGCTTGGGGCCGGGTTCTTCCCGGCGCTGCGGGCCAGCCGTATGGAA